In one Acipenser ruthenus chromosome 10, fAciRut3.2 maternal haplotype, whole genome shotgun sequence genomic region, the following are encoded:
- the LOC117406345 gene encoding cell division cycle-associated protein 7-like isoform X2, which produces MGPCRTTRVSLPVRMNLRSFRNVPLVPMETSSSDDSCDSFGSDNYSNTKNVKSEIFTEELAKIFDADSDEESFCGFQCTELPDVMGAMKVESEDESFQPRRHRRPPPLKVALKFPVRKGNARERTPAKPLSPQQKESESDSDSDDEKGPNFIEKRAINIKENKAMLAKLMAELKNVPGFFNGRMSLPSNPSPRRPSRRSLGTGPGRRNPERSARPHTRSRSLIDGPPTPSPEEDSDEDKYSLVRKRSTMDDDHQGEPRRRSYTGAMTIPHIVRPVEEITEMELDNICFNVREKVYNRATGSTCHQCRQKTTDTKTSCRNPKCVGVRGQFCGPCLRNRYGEEVRNALLDPNWHCPPCQGICNCSFCRQREGRCATGVLVYLAKYHGFNNVHAYLKSLKKELENEVDEN; this is translated from the exons ATGGGCCCTTGTCGTACTACG CGGGTATCGCTTCCTGTAAGAATGAATTTGAGAAGCTTCCGAAATGTGCCTCTGGTCCCCATGGAAACATCCTCCTCTGATGACAGCTGCGACAGTTTTGGCTCGGATAATTATTCAAACACG aaaaacgtCAAATCAGAGATTTTCACAGAAGAACTGGCTAAGATTTTTGATGCAGACTCAGATGAGGAGTCTTTCTGTGGCTTCCAGTGCACTGAGCTTCCAGATGTAATGGGCGCAATG aaaGTGGAATCTGAAGATGAGTCATTTCAACCAAGGCGGCACAGAAGGCCCCCCCCATTAAAAGTAGCCCTGAAATTCCCAGTAAGGAAAGGGAATGCTAGGGAGAGGACACCTGCAAAGCCACTGTCTCCACAACAAAAGGAATCTGAGTCTGATTCAGATTCTGATGATGAAAAAGGCCCAAACTTCATAGAGAAGAGAGCCATTAATATCAAGGAGAACAAAGCTATG CTTGCAAAGCTTATGGCTGAACTGAAGAATGTGCCAGGATTTTTTAATGGGAGAATGTCTCTGCCTTCGAATCCCTCA CCCAGGAGACCCTCTCGGCGCTCTCTGGGAACAGGCCCTGGGAGGAGGAACCCAGAGCGCAGTGCCCGACCCCATACCCGCTCGCGCTCCCTGATTGACGGGCCCCCCACGCCTTCACCAGAGGAGGATAGCGACGAAGACAAGTACAGCTTGGTGAGGAAGAGGAGTACGATGGATGATGACCATCAG GGTGAGCCTCGCAGGAGAAGTTATACAGGTGCTATGACCATCCCTCACATAGTGCGCCCAGTGGAAGAGATTACAGAGATGGAACTTGACAATATCTGCTTTAATGTCAGAGAGAAAGTTTATAATCGAGCAACA GGGTCCACTTGCCACCAGTGCCGTCAAAAAACCACTGACACAAAAACGAGCTGCCGCAATCCCAAATGTGTGGGAGTGAGAGGACAGTTCTGTGGCCCGTGCCTCCGGAATCGCTATGGAGAAGAGGTTCGAAATGCCTTGCTGGATCCT AACTGGCACTGCCCCCCTTGCCAAGGAATCTGTAACTGCAGCTTCTGCAGACAGCGAGAAGGGCGCTGTGCTACTGGTGTGCTGGTCTACTTGGCAAAATACCATGGATTTAACAATGTTCATGCTTACTTGAAAAG TCTTAAAAAAGAACTTGAAAATGAAGTGGATGAAAACTAA
- the LOC117406345 gene encoding cell division cycle-associated protein 7-like isoform X3: protein MNLRSFRNVPLVPMETSSSDDSCDSFGSDNYSNTKKNVKSEIFTEELAKIFDADSDEESFCGFQCTELPDVMGAMKVESEDESFQPRRHRRPPPLKVALKFPVRKGNARERTPAKPLSPQQKESESDSDSDDEKGPNFIEKRAINIKENKAMLAKLMAELKNVPGFFNGRMSLPSNPSPRRPSRRSLGTGPGRRNPERSARPHTRSRSLIDGPPTPSPEEDSDEDKYSLVRKRSTMDDDHQGEPRRRSYTGAMTIPHIVRPVEEITEMELDNICFNVREKVYNRATGSTCHQCRQKTTDTKTSCRNPKCVGVRGQFCGPCLRNRYGEEVRNALLDPNWHCPPCQGICNCSFCRQREGRCATGVLVYLAKYHGFNNVHAYLKSLKKELENEVDEN from the exons ATGAATTTGAGAAGCTTCCGAAATGTGCCTCTGGTCCCCATGGAAACATCCTCCTCTGATGACAGCTGCGACAGTTTTGGCTCGGATAATTATTCAAACACG aagaaaaacgtCAAATCAGAGATTTTCACAGAAGAACTGGCTAAGATTTTTGATGCAGACTCAGATGAGGAGTCTTTCTGTGGCTTCCAGTGCACTGAGCTTCCAGATGTAATGGGCGCAATG aaaGTGGAATCTGAAGATGAGTCATTTCAACCAAGGCGGCACAGAAGGCCCCCCCCATTAAAAGTAGCCCTGAAATTCCCAGTAAGGAAAGGGAATGCTAGGGAGAGGACACCTGCAAAGCCACTGTCTCCACAACAAAAGGAATCTGAGTCTGATTCAGATTCTGATGATGAAAAAGGCCCAAACTTCATAGAGAAGAGAGCCATTAATATCAAGGAGAACAAAGCTATG CTTGCAAAGCTTATGGCTGAACTGAAGAATGTGCCAGGATTTTTTAATGGGAGAATGTCTCTGCCTTCGAATCCCTCA CCCAGGAGACCCTCTCGGCGCTCTCTGGGAACAGGCCCTGGGAGGAGGAACCCAGAGCGCAGTGCCCGACCCCATACCCGCTCGCGCTCCCTGATTGACGGGCCCCCCACGCCTTCACCAGAGGAGGATAGCGACGAAGACAAGTACAGCTTGGTGAGGAAGAGGAGTACGATGGATGATGACCATCAG GGTGAGCCTCGCAGGAGAAGTTATACAGGTGCTATGACCATCCCTCACATAGTGCGCCCAGTGGAAGAGATTACAGAGATGGAACTTGACAATATCTGCTTTAATGTCAGAGAGAAAGTTTATAATCGAGCAACA GGGTCCACTTGCCACCAGTGCCGTCAAAAAACCACTGACACAAAAACGAGCTGCCGCAATCCCAAATGTGTGGGAGTGAGAGGACAGTTCTGTGGCCCGTGCCTCCGGAATCGCTATGGAGAAGAGGTTCGAAATGCCTTGCTGGATCCT AACTGGCACTGCCCCCCTTGCCAAGGAATCTGTAACTGCAGCTTCTGCAGACAGCGAGAAGGGCGCTGTGCTACTGGTGTGCTGGTCTACTTGGCAAAATACCATGGATTTAACAATGTTCATGCTTACTTGAAAAG TCTTAAAAAAGAACTTGAAAATGAAGTGGATGAAAACTAA
- the LOC117406345 gene encoding cell division cycle-associated protein 7-like isoform X1, producing the protein MGPCRTTRVSLPVRMNLRSFRNVPLVPMETSSSDDSCDSFGSDNYSNTKKNVKSEIFTEELAKIFDADSDEESFCGFQCTELPDVMGAMKVESEDESFQPRRHRRPPPLKVALKFPVRKGNARERTPAKPLSPQQKESESDSDSDDEKGPNFIEKRAINIKENKAMLAKLMAELKNVPGFFNGRMSLPSNPSPRRPSRRSLGTGPGRRNPERSARPHTRSRSLIDGPPTPSPEEDSDEDKYSLVRKRSTMDDDHQGEPRRRSYTGAMTIPHIVRPVEEITEMELDNICFNVREKVYNRATGSTCHQCRQKTTDTKTSCRNPKCVGVRGQFCGPCLRNRYGEEVRNALLDPNWHCPPCQGICNCSFCRQREGRCATGVLVYLAKYHGFNNVHAYLKSLKKELENEVDEN; encoded by the exons ATGGGCCCTTGTCGTACTACG CGGGTATCGCTTCCTGTAAGAATGAATTTGAGAAGCTTCCGAAATGTGCCTCTGGTCCCCATGGAAACATCCTCCTCTGATGACAGCTGCGACAGTTTTGGCTCGGATAATTATTCAAACACG aagaaaaacgtCAAATCAGAGATTTTCACAGAAGAACTGGCTAAGATTTTTGATGCAGACTCAGATGAGGAGTCTTTCTGTGGCTTCCAGTGCACTGAGCTTCCAGATGTAATGGGCGCAATG aaaGTGGAATCTGAAGATGAGTCATTTCAACCAAGGCGGCACAGAAGGCCCCCCCCATTAAAAGTAGCCCTGAAATTCCCAGTAAGGAAAGGGAATGCTAGGGAGAGGACACCTGCAAAGCCACTGTCTCCACAACAAAAGGAATCTGAGTCTGATTCAGATTCTGATGATGAAAAAGGCCCAAACTTCATAGAGAAGAGAGCCATTAATATCAAGGAGAACAAAGCTATG CTTGCAAAGCTTATGGCTGAACTGAAGAATGTGCCAGGATTTTTTAATGGGAGAATGTCTCTGCCTTCGAATCCCTCA CCCAGGAGACCCTCTCGGCGCTCTCTGGGAACAGGCCCTGGGAGGAGGAACCCAGAGCGCAGTGCCCGACCCCATACCCGCTCGCGCTCCCTGATTGACGGGCCCCCCACGCCTTCACCAGAGGAGGATAGCGACGAAGACAAGTACAGCTTGGTGAGGAAGAGGAGTACGATGGATGATGACCATCAG GGTGAGCCTCGCAGGAGAAGTTATACAGGTGCTATGACCATCCCTCACATAGTGCGCCCAGTGGAAGAGATTACAGAGATGGAACTTGACAATATCTGCTTTAATGTCAGAGAGAAAGTTTATAATCGAGCAACA GGGTCCACTTGCCACCAGTGCCGTCAAAAAACCACTGACACAAAAACGAGCTGCCGCAATCCCAAATGTGTGGGAGTGAGAGGACAGTTCTGTGGCCCGTGCCTCCGGAATCGCTATGGAGAAGAGGTTCGAAATGCCTTGCTGGATCCT AACTGGCACTGCCCCCCTTGCCAAGGAATCTGTAACTGCAGCTTCTGCAGACAGCGAGAAGGGCGCTGTGCTACTGGTGTGCTGGTCTACTTGGCAAAATACCATGGATTTAACAATGTTCATGCTTACTTGAAAAG TCTTAAAAAAGAACTTGAAAATGAAGTGGATGAAAACTAA